From one Paenibacillus sp. FSL K6-1330 genomic stretch:
- a CDS encoding TetR/AcrR family transcriptional regulator C-terminal domain-containing protein, giving the protein MKKQQPQISEDRILEASWELLGEEGIEKFSMRRLAVRLGIQAPSIYWYFKSKQNLYQRLANQVSKIILEEYHSDGDWKEQLKGLAVTVRSVLSRYPCSTQLMMSTLPHEPDIIRFTNRMLLCVESTPLEQEQKIQAVLTIMNYVFNFVLDDYEHQRNVSAILKDHGAGALPGEEMTRLLDSMSETDAGLFRRMFANGLFELMGTDKAFEFGLKLILLGIEQVIKEQEK; this is encoded by the coding sequence ATGAAAAAACAGCAACCTCAGATTTCGGAGGATAGGATTTTGGAAGCCTCGTGGGAGTTACTTGGTGAGGAGGGGATCGAGAAATTCAGCATGAGACGATTGGCCGTTAGGCTTGGGATTCAGGCTCCCTCTATATACTGGTACTTTAAGAGCAAGCAGAATCTCTACCAGCGTCTGGCCAACCAGGTATCGAAAATCATTCTGGAGGAGTACCACTCCGATGGGGACTGGAAGGAGCAGCTAAAGGGGCTTGCGGTAACGGTCCGAAGCGTGCTCAGCCGGTATCCTTGCTCCACGCAGCTCATGATGTCGACGCTGCCCCACGAACCGGACATCATCCGGTTCACCAACCGTATGCTGCTTTGCGTGGAATCGACGCCGCTTGAGCAAGAGCAAAAAATACAAGCGGTTCTTACGATTATGAATTATGTCTTCAACTTCGTTCTGGACGATTATGAGCACCAGCGCAATGTCTCCGCGATTCTTAAGGACCATGGAGCGGGAGCGCTTCCGGGTGAGGAAATGACTCGCCTTCTGGATTCCATGAGCGAGACGGATGCGGGACTGTTCCGGAGAATGTTCGCGAACGGGCTGTTCGAACTGATGGGGACCGACAAGGCGTTCGAGTTCGGCTTGAAGCTGATTCTGCTCGGGATTGAGCAGGTGATAAAGGAGCAGGAGAAGTAG